One Carassius auratus strain Wakin chromosome 16, ASM336829v1, whole genome shotgun sequence genomic window carries:
- the macc1 gene encoding metastasis-associated in colon cancer protein 1, producing the protein MAAAKVKSNSRAGNLLRSRSEGTLIDIDDNVTINNNNLHGGYGYEIGQTSEWPVLPKEIENPKQTTNPFWNQLGRSNPFLNEIVHASNYDSGVSMLKEDPLSRFDSINEDSLSSSSDETNFAHLLAPRQNNLNRSGRWRSASDILDSLKQKEDNRMKRLHSQGTFLNPDFEWLKNDREAYKMAWLSHRQLTRSCLDLSLMKQSPGWAQTQATDIQIFCKIDHNGGSVQLPDCDITAHIPHGHVPPGEIQEIGLKVLLDPPAGINNNYTTTLSPLLEVSLSNKNVSGGISLEMRMAAKVKSDPTSHVLTSFVGLASHRKEGPYQKMKDCYIYNDVLQMKLFDLKPRMYVITAAEATVLEQPAMSVWDYLDRHITIAVYGPKHIHPSFKVVLFISNHDNIPPRLPFSDIQRGDRNLPPVVLELWGKHQFNPQGLKDLQIAAKVLDANFEVKPADLNKEVTQEQLRAGKVLHLPLDLVKVSGGEMCPFKLNIEVKDPNSLTLGDFNFTSPEATPLRAEKHNHRRADRQREVTCSAPIPEESISQILTQKFQDRPVRLLWYGIAMKSILREPRVDYLLEYFKGDTVALLSKETVRSIGQMKVKEWYIGFLRGRVGLVHCKNLKIITKDQVIDFTGINITTSVLLDNMTIPFKKLTYMYSAIQTLVTEHVKCWRTFAEALGYSEDSIDAISRRHADTEAEKVACVLEKLKEDCHAEKIKKKFQHELIIGLLKMDAQGVVAHLIQDIVILSTAVELGVRWRELAERLWKLSNAQVAAYEAPHKGKNGEVNAQTMWKPAYDFLYSWSKQYGDGYRDMIQDLHLALDKMKSPVTKQWRQITGALITVNCMEVLRASAFLRD; encoded by the exons ATGGCAGCCGCAAAAGTAAAGTCGAACAGTCGTGCAGGAAATCTGCTTCGGAGTAGATCGGAGGGGACACTAATAGATATAGACGACAATGTgaccatcaacaacaacaaccttcATG GGGGCTATGGTTATGAGATTGGACAAACCTCTGAGTGGCCTGTCCTACCGAAGGAAATTGAAAATCCGAAACAAACTACCAACCCCTTCTGGAATCAGCTGGGCAGGTCAAATCCATTCTTAAATGAAATCGTCCACGCCAGCAATTACGACTCTGGAGTGTCCATGCTGAAAGAGGATCCCTTATCTCGGTTTGACAGTATTAACGAGGACTCACTCAGCTCATCTTCCGATGAAACAAACTTTGCTCATCTTTTAGCACCCAGACAAAACAATTTAAACCGATCTGGGAGGTGGAGAAGTGCCTCGGATATACTTGACAGCCTTAAGCAGAAGGAAGACAATAGGATGAAGAGACTTCACTCTCAAGGAACCTTCCTGAATCCTGATTTTGAGTGGTTGAAGAATGACAGAGAAGCTTACAAAATGGCTTGGTTGAGTCATAGGCAGCTAACCAGGTCCTGTTTGGACCTGAGCCTAATGAAACAAAGTCCTGGATGGGCCCAGACTCAGGCCACAGACATTCAAATCTTCTGCAAGATCGACCACAACGGTGGCTCTGTGCAGTTGCCAGACTGCGATATCACTGCACATATTCCCCATGGACATGTCCCCCCAGGTGAGATCCAAGAAATCGGCCTCAAAGTCCTCCTCGATCCTCCCGCTGGAATAAACAACAACTACACCACAACTCTGAGTCCTCTTTTAGAGGTCAGCCTCAGTAACAAGAATGTATCGGGGGGCATTTCGCTGGAGATGAGAATGGCTGCCAAAGTAAAAAGTGACCCTACAAGCCACGTCCTGACCTCATTCGTGGGTCTAGCCTCTCACAGAAAAGAAGGACCTTATCAGAAGATGAAAGACTGTTACATATACAATGACGTGTTACAGATGAAGCTCTTTGATTTAAAACCACGCATGTATGTCATAACTGCTGCCGAGGCCACTGTTTTGGAGCAACCTGCTATGTCAGTGTGGGATTACTTGGATCGCCATATCACGATAGCCGTGTATGGTCCCAAGCACATACACCCATCGTTTAAAGTGGTGCTTTTCATATCGAACCATGATAATATTCCACCCAGGCTCCCTTTCTCTGATATCCAGAGGGGTGACAGGAACCTGCCTCCTGTTGTCTTGGAGCTTTGGGGAAAGCATCAGTTCAACCCACAAGGTCTTAAAGATCTTCAAATTGCTGCTAAGGTTTTGGATGCAAACTTTGAAGTGAAACCAGCGGATCTGAATAAAGAGGTCACGCAGGAGCAGCTTAGGGCAGGAAAAGTGCTTCATCTACCGTTAGATCTGGTCAAGGTGAGTGGAGGTGAAATGTGTCCCTTCAAACTCAACATTGAGGTGAAGGATCCAAACAGTCTCACTTTGGGAGATTTCAACTTCACCTCCCCTGAAGCTACACCTCTGAGGGCAGAAAAACACAACCATAGGCGAGCAGATCGGCAGAGGGAAGTTACTTGTTCCGCACCCATTCCTGAGGAATCAATCTCACAAATCCTTACCCAGAAGTTTCAGGACAGACCTGTGAGATTGCTTTGGTATGGGATTGCAATGAAATCGATTCTCCGAGAACCGAGAGTGGATTATCTTCTGGAATACTTCAAAGGTGATACAGTTGCTCTGCTTTCTAAAGAAACCGTTAGATCTATTGGTCAGATGAAGGTTAAGGAATGGTACATCGGCTTTCTTCGAGGAAGAGTGGGCTTGGTGCACTGCAAGAACTTGAAGATCATAACCAAGGATCAAGTCATCGACTTCACTGGAATTAATATCACCACATCAGTCCTCTTGGACAATATGACAATCCCTTTTAAAAAACTCACCTACATGTACTCTGCTATTCAGACCCTGGTCACAGAGCATGTCAAGTGCTGGAGAACCTTCGCTGAGGCTCTTGGTTACTCCGAGGACTCAATCGATGCTATCTCTAGGAGACACGCTGACACGGAAGCAGAGAAGGTGGCTTGTGTTCTAGAAAAGCTCAAGGAAGACTGTCACGCAGAGAAGATCAAGAAAAAGTTCCAGCATGAGCTTATCATA GGGCTGTTAAAGATGGACGCTCAAGGTGTAGTAGCCCATCTCATCCAGGATATAGTGATTCTATCCACCGCAGTCGAGCTGGGAGTGCGATGGCGGGAACTTGCCGAGAGACTCTGGAAGCTCTCCAATGCCCAGGTTGCTGCTTATGAGGCACCACACAAAGGGAAAAATGGAGAAGTTAATGCCCAG ACAATGTGGAAGCCTGCATATGACTTCCTGTATTCCTGGAGTAAGCAGTATGGGGACGGCTACAGGGATATGATCCAGGACCTTCACCTGGCCCTGGATAAAATGAAGAGCCCAGTGACAAAGCAGTGGAGACAGATTACTGGAGCTCTCATTACTGTCAACTGCATGGAGGTCCTAAGGGCATCAGCCTTCCTCAGAGATTAG